The genomic interval CCGACTTCGTCAGCGGCCGGTACGGCAGCAAGGCGCTCTCGCTGGCGGTCGCGGTGACCGGCATCCTGGCCCTGATGCCGTACATCGCGCTGCAGCTGGTCGGTATGCAGGCGGTCTTCGAGACGATGGGTCTCGGCGGCAACAACACGCTGGCCAAGGACCTCCCGCTGCTGATCGCGTTCGCCGTCCTCGCGGCGTACACCTACTCGTCCGGGCTGCGGGCGCCGGCGATGATCGCCTTCGTCAAGGACTTCCTGATCTACGTGGTGATCCTGGTCGCGATCTTCTACCTGCCGCACGTGCTCGGCGGCTGGGACGCGATCTTCGGTGCGGCCCAGGAGAAGATGGCCAAGCCGAACCCGGCCACCGGCAAGCCGACCGGGTCGTTCATCCCGGGCAACGCGGGCTACGTGTCCTACTGGACGCTGGGCCTGGGTTCCGCGATGGCGCTGTTCATGTACCCGCACTCGGTCACCGCCGTCCTGTCGACGAAGACCCGCAACGTCGTACGGCGGAACGCCGCGATCCTGCCGGCGTACTCGCTGCTGCTGGGACTGCTCGCCCTGCTCGGCTTCATGGCGATCAAGGCGAACGTGAACGTGAAGGGCCTGGACGGGCTGGCCAACCCGCAGCTGGCGATCCCGCGGCTGTTCGACCAGGAGTTCCCGTCCTGGTTCGCCGGCATCGCGTTCGCGGCGATCGCGGTGGGTGCGCTGGTGCCGGCGGCGATCATGTCGATCGCGGCCGCGAACCTGTTCACCCGCAACATCTACCGCGCCTTCATCAAGCCGTCGGCGACACCGGCCGAGGAGGCCAAGGTCTCCAAGCTCGCGTCGCTGCTGGTGAAGGTCGGCGCGCTGGTGTTCGTGCTCGCGATGGACAAGACGATCGCGCTGAACCTGCAGCTCCTCGGCGGCATCTGGATCCTGCAGACGTTCCCGGCGATCGTGGTCGGGCTCTACACCAGGTGGTTCCACCGGTACGCGCTGCTGGCCGGCTGGGCCGTCGCGATGCTGTTCGGCACGATCTCGGCGTACAACGTGGTGAACCCGGCGACCAAGAAG from Kribbella sp. NBC_00709 carries:
- the mctP gene encoding monocarboxylate uptake permease MctP translates to MNTSVDWVQLIIVVVIFGAVTVMGFMASRWRSAGHLDNLDEWGLGGRNFGTFVTWFLLGGDLYTAYTFIAVPAAMYATGAISGFFAVPYTIVAYPIVFVFMARLWSVSHRHGYVTPADFVSGRYGSKALSLAVAVTGILALMPYIALQLVGMQAVFETMGLGGNNTLAKDLPLLIAFAVLAAYTYSSGLRAPAMIAFVKDFLIYVVILVAIFYLPHVLGGWDAIFGAAQEKMAKPNPATGKPTGSFIPGNAGYVSYWTLGLGSAMALFMYPHSVTAVLSTKTRNVVRRNAAILPAYSLLLGLLALLGFMAIKANVNVKGLDGLANPQLAIPRLFDQEFPSWFAGIAFAAIAVGALVPAAIMSIAAANLFTRNIYRAFIKPSATPAEEAKVSKLASLLVKVGALVFVLAMDKTIALNLQLLGGIWILQTFPAIVVGLYTRWFHRYALLAGWAVAMLFGTISAYNVVNPATKKHFGGSLANIPFTNTPAYIALTAFVLNVLIVIVLTFVFRALKVPDGQDTTHPTDYLADRGDPGVEDLPEILDEGGAAPAKS